In Defluviimonas aquaemixtae, the sequence GGAAACTTCGCCTCGGACAGCAGCTTCGCCGCTTGGGCGATCGCGTCAGAGCCGCCCGCAGGCAACTCGAAGTCGATGATCGGCGGCAGCTCGATGTCGATGACTTGCGTCCAGACATCGCGCGGAATGTTGATCTGCACAGGCGCCGACAGCCGTTTGGCCTTGGTGATCACCCTGTTCAGCACCTCGGCGATGCGCGAGGCGTCGCGCACCTCTTCCTGATAGGCGACCATGTCCTTGAAGGCGGCCATCTGCTCGACCTCTTGGAAGCCGCCCTGCCCGATCGTCTTGTTCGCGGCCTGCGGCGTCACCAGGAGCATCGGCGTGTGGTTCCAGTAGGCGGTCTTCACGGCGGTCACGAAGTTGGTGATGCCTGGTCCGTTCTGCGCGATGATCATCGCCATTTTGCCTGTGGTGCGGGTCAGGCCGTCGGCCATGTATCCGCCGTTACACTCGTGAGCCACGTCCCAGAAGGTGATGCCCGCGCGCGGGAAGTAGTCCGAGATCGGCATGAAGGCCGACCCGATGATTCCGAACGCATGTTCGATCCCATGTCTTTGCAGAACCTTAACGAAGGCTTCCTCGGTGGTCATCTTCATGCGCGTTCTCCTCCGCCGCAGCCATTCCGTCGGGGCGCTCGCCCCTCCTTTGGCGCTGTTTCTACGTCGCCCCGGTTCCGCCCTGTAGGGCCAGTCACGCCGCCTGACTAGGTCCAGATTCCGCGATCGTCTCGGCGATGATCCCAATCCCTTCCGGGATGCGGTTCTGCGGGATCGAGGAATAGGCGAGGCGATAGTAATTGCGCGGTGCCGTGCCCGGCGCGAAGAACACTCGCCCGGGTTCGATCAGAACACCGCGCGATCTGAGCCGAGCGGCCAGAAGATCGGTGTCGACCGACTCGGGCGCGCGCATCCAGAAGCTCGATCCTCCGAACGCGCCCTGCCCCGCGATGGCGAGCCCATGGGCGCTGATCGCCTCGTCCATCACCGTCCGGCGGCGCTTGTAGGCCTGGCCCAGCCGGTTGATCAGCGCATCGTAATGGCCGAGCGACAGGAAGTAGGCGACGGTGCGCTGGATATGGCCCGGCGGATGGCGCAGCATCGCGGCGCGGAGCGCGCGAACCTCGCGCACGAACGCTTCCGAGGCCACGAGATAACCGAGCCGCAACCCCGGAAAGAGCGACTTTGAGAACGATCCCACGTAGATCACCCGTCCGCCCCGATCTAGCGACTTCAAGGCCGGCACCGCCGATTTCAGGAACGACATTTCGAATTCGTAGTCGTCCTCGATGACGAGGAAGTCCTCGCGCCCCGCCCGTTCGAGAAGTGCGCTACGCCGGGCGATCGGCATCGTTGCATTGGTGGGGCAGTGATGGCTCGCCGTGGTGAAGACGACCTCGACGCCAGCGGGAAGCGCGTCAGGCGGCAGGCCCTCGGCATCGACATCGACTGGCGTGACCTCGGTGCCGAGCTGATCGAGGATCGCCCTGAGGC encodes:
- a CDS encoding PLP-dependent aminotransferase family protein — translated: MSIPAEAFFLTPGFNGTLQHEIQQMVAEGILRGRFRAGEKLPSSRRLARHLGVSRITVTLAYTELVSGDYLTARGRSGYYVSETAPTQPDFKMDDRPRQDNVNWERVVGRRFSRHEAPAKPQNWHEFPFPFIYGQVDVSLFDHQNWRQCALRALGKRDFEVLTDDFYERDDPMLIEYIMRSILPRRGISARPEEIILTMGAQNALWLTAQVLIGSGRKTAVENPCYPGLRAILDQLGTEVTPVDVDAEGLPPDALPAGVEVVFTTASHHCPTNATMPIARRSALLERAGREDFLVIEDDYEFEMSFLKSAVPALKSLDRGGRVIYVGSFSKSLFPGLRLGYLVASEAFVREVRALRAAMLRHPPGHIQRTVAYFLSLGHYDALINRLGQAYKRRRTVMDEAISAHGLAIAGQGAFGGSSFWMRAPESVDTDLLAARLRSRGVLIEPGRVFFAPGTAPRNYYRLAYSSIPQNRIPEGIGIIAETIAESGPSQAA